The following coding sequences are from one Microbulbifer sp. TB1203 window:
- a CDS encoding AbiJ-NTD4 domain-containing protein, giving the protein MLTDIFVDRYIGVPMWDSFGEVEKRFIVQGFRMISEHLYPYWVDGKESSTAKARWTAIHDKLSMELGLSELSPKYYSFQSMWNGKPHTQSGSWSMDKVCKDFVCAEYDGNSTPDRFMKERISFIELAFREREEQIKEINTNLPKQLLDAKLREQRKRPGVIRISGSMEETIQAMNDKINDDFRASVEELNERLRRANYKLNYHNSFIQISEDELIESQIEKGFWNITKDPLWKNVDIDMKEAIDLRDSGGRDPAFYAARALESAIKIISDKKGWTHSGEKGAHSFIDNLGSKKNGSFINAWERDCLKIFFTEVRNPFGHGAGSEEMPKLYPQQTDWAIETCMSWIKSLVKRL; this is encoded by the coding sequence ATGCTTACGGATATTTTTGTCGACAGATATATCGGCGTTCCCATGTGGGACTCTTTCGGGGAAGTTGAGAAACGTTTCATAGTTCAAGGTTTTCGCATGATAAGTGAGCATTTGTATCCTTATTGGGTAGATGGAAAAGAAAGCTCAACTGCGAAAGCCCGATGGACTGCCATACATGACAAATTGAGTATGGAACTCGGCCTTTCAGAGCTTTCACCTAAGTATTACTCCTTCCAGAGTATGTGGAATGGTAAGCCACATACACAGTCTGGCTCGTGGTCTATGGATAAGGTCTGCAAGGATTTTGTCTGTGCCGAATATGACGGAAATTCCACTCCAGATCGCTTTATGAAAGAACGGATAAGTTTTATTGAGCTTGCCTTTAGAGAGCGCGAAGAGCAAATCAAAGAAATTAATACAAACCTTCCAAAGCAATTGCTAGATGCAAAGCTCAGAGAGCAGAGGAAAAGGCCAGGAGTTATTCGTATCTCTGGAAGCATGGAAGAAACTATCCAAGCAATGAACGATAAAATCAATGATGATTTTAGAGCTTCCGTCGAAGAATTGAATGAACGCTTAAGACGTGCAAACTATAAATTGAATTACCATAATAGCTTTATTCAGATATCAGAAGATGAACTAATAGAATCTCAGATTGAAAAAGGATTTTGGAATATAACAAAAGATCCACTTTGGAAGAATGTAGATATCGATATGAAAGAAGCTATTGATTTGCGCGACAGCGGTGGGCGAGATCCCGCCTTTTATGCTGCTAGAGCTCTAGAAAGCGCAATAAAAATAATTTCTGATAAAAAGGGATGGACACACAGTGGTGAGAAGGGTGCCCATAGCTTTATCGATAATCTAGGAAGCAAAAAGAATGGCTCCTTCATTAACGCTTGGGAAAGGGATTGTCTTAAGATATTTTTTACAGAAGTCAGAAACCCATTTGGGCATGGAGCCGGTAGTGAAGAAATGCCAAAGCTCTATCCTCAGCAAACAGATTGGGCAATTGAGACGTGTATGTCATGGATCAAATCTTTGGTAAAAAGGTTATAG
- a CDS encoding GDYXXLXY domain-containing protein, whose protein sequence is MKKKIVIGLIAAIAFQFVVLSGMYVSAQMPLWTGTEIKLKTVPVDPRSLFRGNYARLEYEISRVDANLFPPGKRLRNGEVVYVSLEPGKNALYEFSEVSLQKPQSGLFLRGRVSDRWFEGPGGSVRIKYGIEALFAPKEKALALEKELADGGVAVVKVSGGGKARLQGVIAQ, encoded by the coding sequence ATGAAAAAGAAAATCGTGATCGGCCTGATCGCCGCCATCGCCTTTCAGTTTGTCGTCCTCTCCGGTATGTATGTGAGCGCGCAGATGCCGCTGTGGACGGGCACCGAAATAAAACTGAAAACCGTGCCGGTGGACCCGCGTTCCCTGTTCCGTGGGAATTACGCCCGGCTGGAATACGAAATTTCCCGGGTGGATGCGAACCTGTTTCCTCCCGGCAAAAGACTGCGCAACGGCGAGGTGGTCTATGTATCCCTGGAGCCGGGGAAAAACGCTCTGTACGAATTCTCCGAAGTGAGCCTGCAAAAACCGCAATCCGGGTTGTTCCTGCGCGGCCGCGTGTCCGACCGGTGGTTTGAAGGGCCGGGGGGATCGGTGCGGATCAAATACGGTATCGAGGCTTTGTTCGCTCCCAAGGAAAAGGCCCTGGCACTGGAAAAGGAACTGGCCGACGGCGGGGTGGCGGTAGTGAAGGTGTCGGGTGGCGGAAAGGCGCGGTTGCAGGGTGTTATTGCCCAGTGA
- the ahpC gene encoding alkyl hydroperoxide reductase subunit C codes for MSHYINTELKPFQAKAYLNGEFIELSDADLKGKWSVVFFYPADFTFVCPTELGDLADNYAEFKKMGVEIYSVSTDTHFTHKAWHDSSDTIGKIQYPMIGDPTGTISRNFGVMIEEEGIADRGTFVIDPDGKIQIVEITAGGIGRDASELLRKIKAAQYVAAHPGEVCPAKWKEGEATLAPSLDLVGKI; via the coding sequence ATGTCTCACTACATCAACACCGAACTCAAGCCCTTCCAGGCCAAAGCCTACCTGAACGGCGAGTTTATCGAACTCAGCGACGCCGACCTGAAAGGCAAGTGGTCCGTGGTCTTCTTCTACCCGGCGGACTTCACCTTCGTGTGCCCAACCGAGCTGGGCGACCTGGCGGACAACTACGCCGAGTTCAAGAAGATGGGCGTGGAGATCTACTCCGTATCCACCGACACCCACTTCACCCACAAAGCGTGGCACGACTCCTCCGACACCATCGGCAAGATCCAGTACCCGATGATCGGCGACCCCACCGGCACCATCAGCCGCAACTTCGGGGTGATGATCGAGGAAGAAGGCATCGCCGACCGCGGCACCTTCGTGATCGACCCGGACGGCAAGATCCAGATCGTCGAGATCACCGCCGGCGGTATCGGCCGCGACGCCAGCGAACTGCTGCGCAAGATCAAAGCCGCCCAATACGTCGCCGCCCACCCCGGCGAAGTCTGCCCGGCCAAATGGAAAGAAGGCGAAGCAACCCTCGCCCCGTCCCTCGACCTGGTCGGCAAAATCTAA
- a CDS encoding TonB-dependent receptor, translated as MKIKINKKPLARAVSLAAVSLGFSGVLVAQEAEQPINSGDMVMEEVVTTGTPGGASIRKLDASFSITTLNDDEIARVSPASTADLMKTIPGLWVESSGGVSGANIDVRGFPGGSDAPFVTVSMNGMPVYPAPTLSFMENSSLFRVDETIQRVEGLRGGPNPVYSNGQPGLTTNFILKEGTEETAGKLKYSASDYDLQRVDGLLTGKLSDDVYYMMGGYVSSSPGVRDAGFSAEEGHQFTLHLTAELDNGKAGFYLRDTDDHGTWYLPGASFLPADYTQVGPSNRNALVPVSRPDNSGGSETVWESYDMGEGRGWDGSIGGAYVEMDLGNGWSFTDRFALTTGNADTLGYVPDGGPVRLDSLTDINDDPITSATTVSGAEVGGDTLVQLFGPWVVRKEIEAKSNDLSIAKQWDTAKVTFGYYASAWEVGEWWSLGNQKYFVLDHDGEQIASTGAAGEIECNAPGVVTCGWSYDVDASGDAREDALYIAGEFYVGDFTFDLGVRSANRETNYSVDDGARDGVYSIYKADEDGTAYTAAVDWAFADNMGTFFRINSGFKFADFDEYRNFGGSFRAGSDLVIDIDQYELGYKLQDANYSLFATLFYNETEGMPDCVVGSGVCTRLETEALGVELDGKLYWGDFTLGLNATVQEPEITSGEFEGNQVLRQPEHQVRLSQSYDWTLGNGVDMSLYGAVSRIGDRYSDNGNSVTLPGYTKVDLGTMLYLNDFSVQLAVNNLTDEEGATEGDPRDPTAANVRYILPRNIKLSVAYDF; from the coding sequence ATGAAGATAAAGATAAACAAGAAGCCCTTGGCCCGAGCGGTATCCCTGGCGGCGGTCTCCCTGGGTTTCAGTGGCGTCCTGGTCGCCCAGGAGGCGGAACAGCCGATCAATAGCGGCGATATGGTGATGGAGGAAGTCGTCACCACCGGTACTCCTGGCGGTGCCAGTATCCGCAAGCTGGACGCCAGCTTTTCCATCACCACCCTGAACGACGACGAGATCGCCCGCGTGTCCCCCGCCAGCACCGCGGACCTGATGAAGACCATCCCGGGCCTGTGGGTGGAGAGTTCCGGCGGCGTGTCCGGGGCGAATATCGATGTACGCGGCTTCCCCGGCGGTAGCGACGCGCCCTTTGTGACAGTGTCCATGAACGGCATGCCGGTGTACCCGGCCCCGACCCTGTCCTTTATGGAAAACTCCTCGCTGTTCCGGGTGGACGAGACCATCCAGCGGGTGGAAGGCCTGCGCGGCGGCCCCAACCCGGTGTATTCCAACGGCCAGCCGGGCCTGACCACCAACTTTATTCTCAAGGAAGGCACCGAGGAGACCGCCGGCAAACTCAAATATTCCGCCTCCGACTACGACCTGCAGCGGGTGGACGGTCTGCTCACCGGCAAGTTGAGCGACGACGTCTACTACATGATGGGCGGCTACGTCAGCTCTTCGCCGGGCGTGCGCGACGCCGGCTTCAGCGCGGAGGAAGGCCACCAGTTCACCCTGCACCTGACCGCGGAACTGGACAACGGCAAGGCCGGCTTCTACCTGCGCGATACCGACGACCACGGCACCTGGTACCTGCCCGGTGCCTCTTTTCTGCCGGCGGACTACACGCAGGTGGGGCCCAGCAACCGCAATGCGCTGGTACCGGTTTCCCGGCCGGACAACAGTGGCGGATCGGAAACCGTCTGGGAAAGTTACGACATGGGCGAGGGCCGCGGCTGGGACGGCAGCATCGGCGGCGCCTATGTGGAAATGGATCTGGGCAACGGCTGGAGTTTTACCGACCGCTTCGCGCTGACCACCGGCAATGCCGACACCCTGGGCTATGTGCCCGACGGCGGCCCGGTGCGCCTGGACAGCCTTACCGATATCAATGACGACCCCATCACTTCCGCCACCACCGTTTCCGGCGCGGAGGTAGGCGGCGATACCCTGGTGCAGTTGTTCGGCCCCTGGGTGGTGCGCAAGGAGATCGAGGCCAAGAGCAACGACCTGAGCATCGCCAAGCAGTGGGATACCGCCAAGGTCACTTTCGGCTACTACGCTTCCGCCTGGGAAGTGGGCGAGTGGTGGTCTCTGGGCAACCAGAAATATTTTGTGCTGGATCACGACGGCGAGCAGATCGCCAGCACCGGCGCTGCCGGCGAGATCGAGTGCAACGCGCCGGGCGTGGTGACTTGCGGCTGGAGTTACGATGTGGATGCCAGCGGCGATGCGCGTGAGGACGCGTTGTATATTGCCGGTGAATTCTATGTGGGTGATTTTACCTTCGATTTGGGTGTGCGCTCCGCCAATCGCGAGACCAATTATTCGGTGGACGATGGCGCGCGGGACGGTGTGTATAGCATATACAAAGCCGATGAGGACGGCACCGCCTACACCGCCGCGGTGGACTGGGCCTTCGCCGACAATATGGGCACCTTCTTCCGCATCAACTCCGGCTTCAAATTTGCCGACTTCGACGAATACCGTAATTTCGGCGGAAGCTTCCGCGCCGGTTCCGATCTGGTGATCGATATCGACCAGTACGAGTTGGGCTACAAGCTGCAGGATGCAAATTACTCCCTGTTCGCCACTCTCTTTTACAACGAAACCGAGGGGATGCCGGACTGTGTCGTCGGCAGCGGTGTCTGCACCCGCCTGGAAACCGAGGCTCTGGGAGTGGAGCTGGATGGCAAACTCTACTGGGGCGACTTCACCCTTGGCCTGAATGCCACGGTGCAGGAACCTGAAATCACCAGCGGCGAATTCGAGGGCAACCAGGTATTGCGCCAGCCGGAGCACCAGGTGCGCCTGAGCCAGAGCTACGACTGGACGCTGGGCAACGGCGTGGATATGTCCCTCTACGGCGCGGTGAGCCGCATCGGCGACCGATACAGCGACAATGGCAACTCGGTAACCCTGCCCGGTTACACCAAGGTGGACCTGGGGACCATGCTGTACCTCAACGATTTCAGCGTACAACTGGCGGTGAACAATCTCACCGACGAGGAGGGTGCCACCGAGGGCGACCCCCGGGACCCGACCGCGGCCAATGTGCGCTATATCCTGCCGCGCAATATCAAGTTGAGTGTCGCTTACGATTTCTAG
- a CDS encoding DUF2157 domain-containing protein, with product MRLIRLLKNDLARETADWVAEGIVSREQAERICTRYGTDFEQAQGRSLGYSVLTGLGYLFIGLALITLIGANWEEIPRALRMWGLIAITMATQGLALRRYLSGDEGGATGIFLLGNLFFGASIILIAQIYHLGEHMPDGVFWWALGCLPFAVLLRNPWLALQAGVLALVWFFLEVSLGFYPALFPLFIAAFLWVLWRGRESILLLLLVVAGIGFWTEYSLAAWWRESGHFDFRAENLAVGVALFIALYALGHWLAVRTSAVARDYGAVLSVWSLRFGLVLMLVLSFAGPWEELIEAEWRYWLPMTVVSGLLAAIALVFAAGGGRLRATAGLLAFYFLSLLAAILVGNQEHAVYFQLVYNVALIGMGIWLIVRGIHSGISHYFFLGVAAILLTALMRYIDLIGDYIGGAAVFLLFAVLLLAAARYWRRFHSREGAV from the coding sequence ATGCGGCTGATTCGGCTGTTGAAGAATGACCTGGCCCGGGAGACCGCCGATTGGGTGGCGGAGGGGATTGTCAGTCGCGAGCAGGCGGAGCGGATCTGCACCCGCTACGGCACGGACTTCGAGCAGGCGCAGGGGCGCTCCCTGGGCTACAGCGTACTGACGGGCCTCGGCTACCTGTTTATCGGCCTGGCGCTGATCACCCTGATCGGCGCCAACTGGGAGGAGATTCCCCGCGCCCTGCGCATGTGGGGGCTGATCGCGATTACGATGGCCACCCAGGGATTGGCCTTGCGGCGCTATCTGTCAGGGGACGAAGGCGGTGCCACGGGGATCTTCCTGCTGGGCAATCTGTTCTTCGGTGCCTCCATTATCCTGATCGCGCAGATCTACCACCTGGGCGAGCATATGCCGGACGGGGTCTTCTGGTGGGCCCTGGGCTGCCTGCCCTTTGCGGTGCTGCTGCGCAATCCCTGGCTGGCGCTGCAGGCCGGCGTGCTGGCTCTGGTGTGGTTTTTCCTGGAGGTTTCCCTCGGCTTTTACCCGGCGCTCTTCCCTCTATTTATTGCCGCGTTCCTGTGGGTGCTGTGGCGCGGGCGGGAGAGCATTCTGCTGTTGTTGCTGGTGGTGGCCGGTATCGGTTTCTGGACGGAGTATTCGCTGGCGGCCTGGTGGCGGGAGTCGGGTCATTTCGATTTCCGCGCGGAAAACCTGGCGGTGGGCGTGGCCCTGTTTATCGCCCTCTACGCCCTAGGCCACTGGCTGGCTGTGCGCACCTCGGCGGTGGCTCGGGACTACGGCGCGGTGCTGTCGGTCTGGAGCCTGCGCTTCGGGCTGGTGCTGATGCTGGTGTTGAGTTTTGCCGGCCCCTGGGAGGAACTGATCGAGGCGGAGTGGCGCTACTGGCTGCCGATGACGGTGGTGTCGGGCCTGCTTGCCGCCATCGCGCTGGTATTCGCCGCCGGGGGAGGGCGCCTGCGGGCCACCGCGGGGCTGCTGGCTTTCTATTTTCTCTCGCTGCTGGCGGCAATTCTGGTGGGCAATCAGGAGCACGCGGTTTACTTTCAGCTGGTTTACAACGTCGCGCTGATCGGCATGGGTATCTGGCTGATTGTGCGGGGGATTCACAGCGGCATTTCCCATTACTTTTTTCTCGGCGTGGCCGCGATACTGCTGACCGCGTTGATGCGCTATATCGACCTGATCGGTGACTATATCGGCGGTGCGGCGGTCTTTCTGCTGTTCGCGGTATTGCTGCTGGCGGCGGCCAGGTATTGGCGAAGATTCCATTCGCGGGAGGGCGCGGTATGA
- a CDS encoding PKD domain-containing protein: MKHLPVCILCLLYTFSLVPDALAAGTSVRVDKIRYCRTIWPVCNDKLQSDYQPWEDHGVPDQIQKNTYIGKYNEPSRSEVEHIVFLASGQRFDGIDDNLLTGQPDTRKFEKQESGRTLSVSTESLAYKLFSQNIYPENNTFSALAVDARFNWGFSKDNKRDIVNAYFTWLKGKFYNSNLKSVYLAGHSRGGALVMRLAKKFQREFPDVAVIVHTFDPVTNKKEGELGATSGYIDNPEAGYPRDTILTQNKGNWGWTSDFRTFYDNKQHFSVSNYLVGGKIFGLAQEVRAVTHKSGTGTETDLGWYSQRWYSMPQLGFSAENAGGHVEIAKTYVTVNAALKDVKDNLAILTNNIAPSATASASSTYCASSGLHCYSPGRVNDKNMDSRVGGYYSWTNGNTSLPQWVQLRWPEPIKTEHIEIITSEGYPIQNYRLQYWDGSAWRTLQSIYGNQQLRIAHEFNEIETTQIRLLGLVGPVNQPAHVRVNEILVNGTWVNPPNKPPVARCSATPNLGTGVVYSELSGSGSYDTDGSIRSYHWRFSDGGSATGKVVHHTFVGRDPSITEIQRATLTVTDNDGAKDSASCIVTVRCSTGAGPRSGEPVDTARACALQ, translated from the coding sequence ATGAAGCATCTCCCAGTCTGTATCCTCTGTTTACTCTATACATTCTCGTTAGTTCCCGATGCGCTGGCTGCAGGAACATCTGTCAGGGTGGATAAAATCCGCTATTGTCGTACGATATGGCCGGTCTGCAATGACAAGTTACAGTCGGATTATCAGCCTTGGGAAGATCACGGGGTGCCGGATCAGATCCAGAAGAATACTTATATTGGAAAATATAATGAACCGAGCCGCTCCGAGGTTGAACACATTGTGTTCTTGGCATCAGGGCAGCGATTCGACGGCATTGACGATAACCTGCTTACAGGCCAGCCAGATACGCGCAAGTTTGAGAAGCAGGAGTCTGGTCGAACACTGAGCGTTTCAACTGAGTCACTGGCATACAAGTTGTTTTCGCAAAACATTTATCCCGAGAACAATACTTTCTCCGCATTGGCCGTTGATGCGCGCTTTAACTGGGGTTTCTCAAAGGATAATAAAAGAGATATCGTCAATGCTTATTTTACCTGGCTGAAAGGGAAATTTTATAACTCCAATTTGAAATCTGTTTACCTGGCTGGTCATAGCCGCGGTGGTGCTCTGGTGATGAGACTGGCCAAGAAATTTCAACGTGAATTTCCTGATGTCGCCGTTATTGTCCATACCTTCGATCCGGTGACAAATAAGAAAGAGGGTGAGCTGGGAGCCACTTCCGGTTATATCGACAATCCTGAAGCCGGTTATCCTCGCGATACGATTCTCACTCAGAATAAAGGCAACTGGGGCTGGACGTCAGATTTCAGAACCTTTTATGACAATAAACAGCATTTTTCAGTTTCCAATTATCTGGTCGGCGGGAAAATCTTTGGGTTGGCCCAGGAAGTTCGAGCGGTGACTCACAAGTCCGGCACTGGTACAGAAACCGATCTTGGATGGTACTCACAGCGTTGGTACAGCATGCCGCAGCTGGGTTTTTCCGCAGAAAATGCCGGGGGCCATGTCGAAATAGCCAAAACCTATGTGACTGTCAATGCCGCGCTCAAGGATGTGAAAGACAACCTGGCGATTCTGACAAACAATATCGCACCAAGTGCAACGGCTTCGGCTTCATCCACCTACTGCGCTTCATCGGGATTACATTGTTATTCGCCAGGGCGCGTCAATGATAAGAATATGGACTCCCGGGTTGGCGGCTACTATAGCTGGACTAATGGTAATACCTCATTACCGCAGTGGGTTCAATTACGTTGGCCGGAACCAATCAAGACCGAGCACATCGAAATCATTACCAGTGAAGGCTATCCGATCCAGAATTATCGACTGCAGTACTGGGATGGTTCAGCGTGGCGAACACTCCAATCAATCTACGGCAATCAGCAACTGCGCATTGCACATGAGTTCAATGAAATCGAGACAACGCAAATACGTCTTCTTGGACTAGTGGGGCCCGTTAATCAACCTGCCCATGTGCGTGTTAACGAGATTCTGGTGAATGGCACCTGGGTAAACCCGCCAAACAAACCGCCGGTTGCCAGGTGTAGCGCCACGCCCAATTTGGGTACCGGTGTGGTTTATAGCGAACTCAGTGGATCCGGCAGCTATGATACGGATGGTAGTATTAGATCCTATCACTGGCGTTTCAGCGATGGCGGAAGTGCCACTGGCAAAGTTGTCCATCATACGTTCGTCGGCAGGGATCCCTCCATTACCGAGATCCAAAGAGCAACTTTAACAGTTACCGACAACGACGGCGCGAAAGATAGTGCCTCTTGCATAGTGACCGTTCGCTGCAGTACAGGGGCCGGACCTAGAAGCGGCGAGCCGGTGGATACGGCAAGAGCCTGCGCCCTTCAGTAA
- the pgmB gene encoding beta-phosphoglucomutase, whose translation MNFRAAIFDLDGVIADTARLHLQAWHQLADELQLPWTKDIEEKLKGLERMASLEVILGEQSAEFSEGEKVALAERKNDCYRDLIQNLSRADLLPGADELLHWLRAERIPIGLASASKNAPAVLQALGIADCFTVIADPTKAVPKPAPDIFLAAARELAVEPGRCLAFEDATAGVAAIRAAGMTAVGVGDMRALRGADYLLAGLDEFVPEEFFRQTLPNPDARTSPTL comes from the coding sequence ATGAATTTCCGCGCGGCCATTTTCGACCTGGACGGCGTGATCGCCGATACCGCCCGCTTACATCTGCAGGCCTGGCACCAATTGGCGGATGAATTGCAACTGCCTTGGACGAAGGATATCGAGGAAAAGCTGAAGGGCCTTGAGCGCATGGCGTCGCTGGAAGTTATCCTGGGGGAACAGAGTGCCGAATTCAGCGAGGGCGAGAAAGTCGCACTGGCCGAGCGCAAAAACGACTGTTACCGGGACTTGATCCAAAACCTGAGCCGGGCGGACCTGCTGCCCGGCGCCGACGAACTGCTGCACTGGCTGCGCGCCGAGCGCATTCCCATCGGCCTCGCCTCCGCCAGCAAGAACGCCCCAGCGGTATTGCAGGCGCTGGGCATCGCCGACTGTTTTACCGTGATTGCGGACCCCACCAAGGCAGTCCCAAAACCGGCACCGGATATTTTCCTGGCCGCGGCCCGGGAGCTGGCGGTGGAACCGGGCCGATGCCTTGCGTTCGAGGACGCCACCGCGGGAGTGGCGGCGATCAGGGCCGCGGGGATGACGGCGGTGGGTGTTGGTGATATGCGGGCGTTGCGGGGGGCGGATTATCTGTTGGCGGGGCTGGATGAGTTTGTGCCCGAAGAGTTTTTCCGGCAGACACTTCCCAACCCCGATGCTCGCACCTCCCCCACCCTGTAG
- a CDS encoding response regulator, which yields MRILIAEDSPIIQKLNSELMNSWGFDFDIASNGIETIEYARKNNGGYDLCLMDIEMPKMNGIEATQIIRKTTKYFPIMGLTSNSSYKQVCHDAGMDDFAEKPCKPDSLFNKISELTVKSIICLLKKSSLITKEEMPVDQKHAEELRELAKRGLCKMRLKGSGAHDVTVTVHKHVPYSISHDFVEEEAEVTTFLDRDSESPGEVFLYKSSCLVPVILLDEEAYAEKCQLEDDKMKERNTLVTEKKE from the coding sequence ATGAGAATATTGATAGCAGAAGACAGCCCAATTATACAGAAGCTTAATTCAGAATTAATGAATAGCTGGGGCTTTGATTTCGATATAGCCTCAAATGGCATAGAAACCATTGAGTACGCAAGAAAGAACAACGGCGGATACGACCTCTGTCTAATGGACATCGAAATGCCAAAAATGAACGGCATAGAGGCAACCCAGATTATTCGCAAAACAACAAAATACTTCCCCATCATGGGCCTTACATCCAACTCCTCCTACAAACAGGTATGCCATGATGCGGGCATGGACGACTTCGCTGAAAAACCTTGTAAACCTGATAGCCTTTTCAATAAAATATCCGAATTGACAGTAAAGTCAATTATATGCCTGCTAAAAAAGAGCAGTCTGATTACAAAAGAGGAAATGCCAGTGGACCAAAAACACGCAGAAGAGTTGAGAGAGCTTGCCAAGAGAGGACTGTGCAAGATGCGCCTGAAAGGTTCAGGGGCCCACGATGTTACGGTTACTGTGCACAAACACGTCCCCTACAGCATCTCACATGACTTTGTTGAAGAAGAGGCAGAAGTCACGACATTCCTGGATCGTGACAGCGAAAGTCCCGGAGAAGTTTTTCTTTACAAGTCAAGCTGCCTTGTGCCGGTAATATTGCTTGATGAAGAAGCCTATGCAGAAAAATGTCAATTGGAAGATGATAAAATGAAGGAACGCAACACTCTTGTAACTGAGAAGAAAGAATAG
- the ahpF gene encoding alkyl hydroperoxide reductase subunit F: MLDANLKQQLDTYLQNIVNPIAISVSGNSSPKSAELQTLAEEIASLSSKIALNSGSGKRTPSMAVAPAGEQPRVSFAGIPLGHEFTSLVLALLQAGGHPSKADPELLEQIRNLQGEYHFETYISLSCQNCPDVVQALNLMATLNPNITHEMIDGALFQDEVEQRQVMAVPSVYLNGEHFAQGRMTLQEIVGKLDTGAAERKAAELNEKELYDLLVVGGGPAGAAAAIYAARKGIRTGLVAERFGGQVMDTVGIENFISVPYTEGPKLAAGLEQHVKEYGVDIITDQRVANLTRKQQVELELQSGATLSSRSVVLATGARWRQLGVPGEEKYRTKGVAYCPHCDGPFFKGKHVAVIGGGNSGIEAAIDLAGIVKHVTVLEFADTLRADEVLVRKARSMDNLDIITNAQTTEILGDGNKVNGLAYTDRETGESKQLELAGVFVQIGLVPNTEWLKESEVELNRMGEILIDERGATSVSGVYAAGDATTVPYKQIVISMGAGATAALGAFDYLIRSSVADEAVQEEVEPQVLAASA, translated from the coding sequence ATGTTGGATGCAAACCTGAAACAGCAACTGGACACCTACCTGCAAAATATCGTCAATCCGATTGCAATCAGTGTGTCCGGCAACAGCAGCCCCAAATCCGCAGAGCTGCAAACCCTGGCCGAAGAAATCGCCAGCCTCTCCAGCAAAATCGCCCTCAATAGCGGCAGCGGCAAACGCACACCCAGCATGGCCGTCGCCCCCGCGGGCGAACAACCGCGAGTCAGCTTCGCCGGCATTCCCCTGGGCCACGAATTCACCTCCCTGGTACTCGCCCTGCTCCAGGCCGGCGGCCACCCGTCCAAGGCCGACCCGGAACTGCTGGAACAAATCCGCAATCTCCAGGGCGAATACCATTTCGAAACTTACATCTCGCTGTCCTGCCAGAACTGCCCGGACGTGGTCCAGGCGCTGAACCTGATGGCGACTTTAAACCCGAATATCACCCACGAAATGATCGACGGCGCCCTCTTCCAGGACGAAGTGGAGCAGCGCCAGGTGATGGCGGTCCCCTCGGTCTACCTGAACGGCGAACACTTCGCCCAGGGCCGCATGACCCTGCAGGAAATCGTCGGCAAACTGGACACCGGCGCCGCCGAGCGCAAGGCCGCCGAATTGAATGAAAAAGAACTCTACGACCTGCTGGTGGTCGGCGGCGGCCCCGCCGGCGCCGCCGCAGCCATCTACGCCGCGCGCAAAGGCATTCGCACCGGCCTGGTGGCCGAGCGCTTCGGCGGCCAGGTAATGGACACCGTGGGCATCGAGAACTTTATCTCCGTGCCCTACACCGAAGGCCCCAAACTCGCCGCCGGCCTTGAGCAACACGTCAAGGAATACGGCGTGGACATAATCACCGACCAGCGCGTCGCCAACCTGACGCGCAAACAACAGGTGGAACTGGAACTGCAGAGCGGCGCCACCCTCTCCAGCCGCTCCGTAGTCCTCGCCACCGGCGCCCGCTGGCGCCAACTGGGCGTGCCCGGAGAAGAAAAGTACCGCACCAAGGGCGTAGCCTACTGCCCCCACTGCGACGGCCCCTTCTTCAAAGGCAAACACGTGGCGGTGATCGGCGGCGGCAACTCCGGTATCGAAGCCGCCATCGACCTGGCGGGCATCGTCAAGCACGTCACCGTACTGGAATTCGCCGACACCCTGCGCGCCGACGAAGTACTGGTGCGCAAGGCCAGATCGATGGACAACCTGGACATTATCACCAACGCCCAAACCACCGAGATCCTCGGCGATGGCAACAAGGTCAACGGCTTGGCTTACACCGACCGGGAAACCGGTGAAAGCAAACAACTGGAACTGGCCGGCGTCTTCGTCCAGATAGGTCTGGTACCCAACACCGAATGGCTCAAGGAAAGCGAAGTGGAACTCAACCGCATGGGCGAGATCCTGATCGACGAGCGCGGAGCCACCTCCGTCTCCGGCGTCTACGCCGCCGGCGATGCCACCACCGTGCCCTATAAGCAGATTGTTATCTCCATGGGTGCGGGGGCCACAGCGGCGTTGGGGGCGTTTGACTATCTGATTCGCTCCTCGGTAGCTGACGAGGCAGTGCAGGAAGAAGTCGAGCCCCAGGTGCTTGCAGCCAGCGCTTAA